Proteins encoded together in one Salarias fasciatus chromosome 17, fSalaFa1.1, whole genome shotgun sequence window:
- the LOC115404035 gene encoding calumenin-A-like, with translation MIRPLLMCFVFCVVSGSSKPTKKDRVHHDEPLSPLEHNDQESFDFDHEAFLGHDEAGAFTELSPEESKRRLGFIVEKIDADENDLVTEEELKAWIAHVQRKHIYDTVETHWKDFDKNGDGRVSWDEYRDFTYSHFLEDPKGASSDDARIIERDERRFKVADRNGDQLADKDELTAFLHPEEFGHMKDIVVQETIEDMDKNKDGFLSLDEYIGDVYSPELGEEEPEWVDQERSQFAEHRDQNKDGKLDQKEVLDWIFPDVDHVALEAQHLIHEADVDQDGKLTKEEILDSYSVFVGSQVTNFGEALRHDEF, from the exons aTGATCCGCCCGCTGCTCATGTGCTTCGTCTTCTGCGTGGTCTCCGGGAGCAGCAAGCCCACCAAGAAGGACCGGGTTCACCACGACGAGCCGCTCAGCCCTCTGGAGCACAACGACCAGGAGAGCTTCGACTTCGACCACGAGGCCTTCCTGGGGCACGACGAGGCCGGCGCCTTCACCGAGCTGTCCCCGGAGGAGAGCAAGCGGCGACTCGG CTTCATCGTGGAAAAAATCGACGCCGATGAAAATGATTTGGtcacggaggaggagctgaaggcctGGATCGCGCACGTTCAGAGGAAACACATCTACGACACCGTGGAGACCCACTGGAAGGACTTCGACAAGAACGGCGACGGGCGGGTCAGCTGGGACGAGTACCGGGATTTCACCTACAGCCACTTCCTGG AGGACCCCAAGGGAGCCAGCAGCGACGACGCCCGCATCATCGAGAGGGACGAGCGGCGCTTCAAGGTGGCCGACCGGAACGGGGATCAGCTGGCCGACAAGGACGAGCTCACCGCCTTCCTCCACCCCGAGGAGTTCGGACACATGAAGGACATCGTGGTGCAG GAAACCATAGAGGACATGGACAAGAACAAAGACGGCTTCCTGAGCTTGGACGAGTACATCG GTGACGTTTACTCGCCGGAGCTCGGGGAGGAGGAGCCGGAATGGGTCGACCAGGAGCGCTCACAATTCGCCGAGCACCGCGACCAGAACAAAGACGGGAAGCTGGACCAGAAGGAAGTCCTGGACTGGATCTTCCCCGACGTGGACCACGTGGCGCTGGAGGCTCAGCACCTGATTCATGAGGCCGACGTCGACCAG gaCGGAAAACTGACCAAGGAGGAAATCCTGGACTCGTACTCGGTGTTCGTCGGGAGTCAGGTGACCAACTTTGGGGAGGCGCTGCGTCACGACGAGTTCTGA